One region of Trichosurus vulpecula isolate mTriVul1 chromosome 1, mTriVul1.pri, whole genome shotgun sequence genomic DNA includes:
- the NHLRC1 gene encoding E3 ubiquitin-protein ligase NHLRC1, which translates to MSAEASEREPALRALVREAEVSLLECKVCFEKFSHEKDRRPRNLTCGHVICLGCVTALVQPRTRTLECPFCRKACKSSETSDCLPLLQFLELLGPVLRAPPSSGAGAARGPEDPAAKWVPGVLTCSHSFGGWGTLINPTAMALCPRSGRVVIVHDGRKRVKVFDSDGICTHQFGEKGEAAQDVRYPLGVTVTSDGHVVITDAGDLSVKVFDFSGQNKLVIGDRFSLPWGVQTTPQREIMVSDAGAGSLHLLVVDFQKGELRRAERLLAHLCSPRALAVSPITGAIAVTEHLLAQGSSPASTRVKVFSPGLQLLGQVDTFGLSLFIPSKIDATAVTFDHQGNVIVADTTSQAIVCLGKPEEFPVLKPIITQGLSYPVALTYTEDNSLLVLDSGVHAVKVYKADCSL; encoded by the coding sequence ATGTCCGCAGAGGCTTCCGAGAGGGAGCCGGCTCTCAGGGCGCTGGTGAGGGAAGCTGAGGTCAGCCTGCTCGAGTGCAAAGTGTGCTTTGAAAAATTCAGCCACGAGAAGGACCGGAGGCCCAGGAACTTGACCTGCGGCCACGTGATCTGCCTGGGCTGTGTGACGGCCCTGGTGCAACCCCGGACCCGCACCCTCGAGTGCCCCTTTTGCAGGAAAGCTTGCAAGAGCTCGGAGACCAGTGACTGCTTACCGCTGCTGCAGTTCCTCGAGCTCCTGGGCCCCGTGCTCCGCGCACCCCCATCCTCAGGGGCGGGGGCAGCCAGGGGACCGGAGGACCCGGCGGCCAAGTGGGTCCCCGGGGTTCTGACCTGCAGCCATTCCTTTGGGGGTTGGGGGACCCTTATCAACCCTACTGCGATGGCTTTGTGCCCGAGGTCCGGTAGGGTGGTCATAGTGCATGACGGCAGGAAGCGAGTGAAGGTATTTGACTCAGACGGAATATGTACCCATCAGTTTGGAGAAAAGGGGGAGGCCGCCCAGGACGTCCGGTACCCGCTGGGTGTTACCGTTACCTCTGACGGCCACGTGGTCATCACCGATGCTGGGGACCTCTCAGTGAAAGTGTTTGATTTTTCAGGGCAGAATAAGCTGGTCATTGGAGATCGCTTCTCCTTGCCCTGGGGTGTGCAGACCACCCCGCAGAGGGAAATTATGGTGTCCGATGCTGGGGCAGGGTCGCTTCACCTCTTGGTGGTTGATTTTCAGAAAGGGGAGCTCAGGAGGGCGGAAAGGCTCCTGGCTCATCTCTGCAGTCCCAGAGCCCTAGCTGTGTCTCCGATCACTGGGGCCATCGCGGTAACAGAGCACCTGCTAGCCCAGGGGTCCTCCCCTGCCAGCACCAGAGTGAAAGTGTTCAGCCCTGGCTTGCAGCTCCTGGGCCAGGTGGACACTTTTGGCCTAAGCCTTTTCATTCCCTCCAAGATAGATGCCACTGCTGTGACCTTTGACCACCAGGGGAATGTCATTGTTGCGGATACAACTAGCCAAGCTATAGTGTGTTTAGGGAAACCTGAGGAGTTTCCAGTCTTGAAGCCTATCATTACCCAAGGGCTTTCTTACCCTGTGGCATTGACTTACACAGAAGATAattcccttcttgttctagacAGTGGAGTCCATGCTGTGAAAGTCTATAAAGCCGACTGCTCACTCTAG